In Drosophila nasuta strain 15112-1781.00 chromosome 2R, ASM2355853v1, whole genome shotgun sequence, a single genomic region encodes these proteins:
- the LOC132786135 gene encoding CD63 antigen-like: MGCRAEIIKFLLLLFNLLCMICCFVLLFIAFPDVEDMNEFADVRRYTPVSVVVITPIVMSIFVLLLSLLGCVGALRGRPRQLSIYSMIMMLFFVMQLFVAIYVWTNQSEIRSYFHIILKIVWDTHRTDNASKMIMDKMEQHLHCCGFENYTDYRPNPLPSACCLHENAVCKENAAYKQGCQYAIINLWDSKTESIKIGTLAVSALILFASTCASYLAHKLRRNREMMRYD, translated from the exons atgggTTGTCGCGCTGAAATTATCAAGTTTTTACTCCTTCTATTCAACTTATTATGCATG ataTGTTGTTTTGTGCTCTTGTTCATTGCATTTCCCGATGTCGAGGACATGAATGAATTTGCTGATGTCAGAAGATATACGCCTGTAAGTGTAGTAGTGATTACACCGATAGTGATGAGCATTTTTGTCCTGTTGCTATCATTATTGGGCTGCGTTGGAGCTTTGCGTGGAAGGCCACGCCAACTCAGCATT tATTCAATGATCATGATGCTATTTTTCGTTATGCAATTGTTCGTGGCCATTTATGTGTGGACAAATCAAAGTGAAATACGTTCTTATTTCCATATAATTCTGAAAATTGTGTGGGACACTCACAGAACTGACAATGCATCCAAAATGATAATGGACAAGATGGAGCAACAT CTGCACTGTTGTGGCTTTGAGAACTACACGGATTATAGACCTAATCCACTTCCGTCAGCTTGTTGTCTCCACGAGAATGCAGTTTGCAAAGAAAATGCAGCTTATAAACAAGGTTGTCAATATGCAATAATCAATCTTTGGGATTCCAAGACAGAATCCATTAAGATTGGAACTCTGGCGGTCTCTGCGCTCATT ttatTTGCCAGCACATGTGCTAGCTACTTGGCTCACAAATTGCGGCGCAACAGAGAAATGATGAGATACGATTAA
- the LOC132786132 gene encoding glycogen synthase kinase-3, with amino-acid sequence MAAKPSSNKVTTVVATIGFGPDTMTEISYVDTKVIGNGSFGVVFQAKLLPNNELIAIKKVLQDRRFKNRELQIMRKLKHQNIITLRYFFYSSGEKREEVFLNLVMDYMPETLYKVERQYARAKQTLPVNYIRLYMYQMFRSLAFMHSYGFCHRDIKPQNMLLDSETGIFKLCDFGSAKQLVLGETNVSYICSRYYRSPELIFGATQYTTKIDMWSAGCVLAELLLGQLIFPGDSGVDQIVEIVKVMGTPTSEQLHNMNPNYKQLQLPQLKPHPWSKVFRIKTPPEAIDLVSKLLIYSPNERISPLQACAHSFFDELRNEPNQQLPSGRTMPPLFNFSDYERTIEPKLMSVLMPSSTSENVLPSSASGHRNAAGEDSNTSSVSTARPQLKQPTQLRKELECGRGQKSPVVAFNSSTRREMGNGDHVEAVCFDCEASTPETDDDDDDNTEEAVDDERQLVMHNNNNSADSPLSSDEHDERRGVDVDDDDDDNDLDDDDDDDVDVDDNDDDDDESDADDNDDDDDDVVEANEVR; translated from the coding sequence ATGGCGGCCAAGCCCTCGAGTAACAAGGTTACCACGGTTGTGGCCACAATCGGCTTTGGTCCGGACACGATGACAGAGATCAGTTATGTGGACACCAAGGTGATTGGCAATGGGAGCTTCGGTGTTGTCTTCCAGGCCAAACTGTTGCCCAACAACGAACTGATTGCCATCAAAAAAGTGCTGCAAGATCGTCGCTTCAAGAATCGGGAACTTCAGATAATGCGGAAGCTGAAACATCAGAATATCATCACACTTCGGTATTTCTTCTATTCGAGTGGAGAGAAGCGTGAAGAAGTCTTTCTCAATCTGGTCATGGATTATATGCCTGAAACGTTGTACAAAGTGGAGCGACAATATGCGAGAGCCAAGCAAACGTTGCCAGTTAACTACATCAGACTTTATATGTATCAAATGTTTCGCAGTCTGGCATTTATGCACAGCTACGGGTTTTGTCATCGCGATATTAAACCACAGAATATGCTGTTGGATTCGGAGACGGGGATCTTTAAGTTGTGTGACTTTGGCAGTGCCAAGCAATTGGTGCTGGGCGAAACAAATGTTTCGTACATCTGCTCGCGATACTATCGATCGCCTGAGTTGATCTTTGGCGCCACACAATACACCACCAAGATTGACATGTGGAGCGCCGGTTGTGTATTGGCCGAGCTGCTGTTGGGTCAACTCATCTTTCCCGGCGACTCGGGCGTGGATCAAATCGTCGAGATAGTCAAGGTGATGGGCACTCCGACATCCGAGCAGCTGCACAACATGAATCCGAACTAcaagcaactgcagctgccacaattGAAGCCGCATCCGTGGAGCAAAGTCTTCCGCATTAAAACACCTCCCGAAGCCATCGATCTGGTGTCCAAGCTGCTCATCTACTCCCCCAACGAACGTATCTCCCCCTTGCAAGCCTGCGCCCACTCCTTCTTCGATGAGCTGCGCAACGAACCGAATCAACAGCTGCCCAGTGGACGCACAATGCCGCCGCTCTTCAATTTCTCCGACTACGAGAGGACCATCGAACCCAAGCTGATGTCCGTGCTAATGCCCAGCTCTACTAGCGAGAATGTGCTGCCCTCGAGTGCCTCAGGGCATCGCAATGCCGCTGGCGAAGACAGCAACACGAGCAGTGTGAGCACGGCCAGACCTCAACTAAAGCAACCAACGCAACTACGAAAGGAACTGGAATGTGGACGTGGACAAAAGTCGCCAGTGGTGGCTTTTAATTCCAGCACACGACGTGAGATGGGCAACGGTGATCATGTGGAAGCGGTGTGCTTCGATTGCGAAGCTTCCACACCCGAGaccgatgacgatgatgatgacaacaCCGAGGAGGCTGTGGATGATGAACGTCAGTTGGTgatgcacaacaacaacaatagtgcAGACAGTCCGCTGTCCAGCGATGAGCACGATGAACGACGAGGAGTTGACgttgatgacgacgacgacgacaacgatctcgatgatgatgatgatgatgatgtagATGTCGATgacaacgacgatgatgatgacgagaGCGATGCTgatgacaacgacgacgatgacgacgacgttgTTGAGGCTAATGAAGTGCGCTAA